The nucleotide sequence GAGAGCTGGCCCGCCTTCCTCGGCAGCTGCAAGGTGCTCAACGGCCGCGGCACCGAATGGAAGTCGGTCTGCGACCGCGCGGTCAAGGTCGACGGCAAGAGCAATCCCTCGATCCGCAACTTCTTCGAGACCGAGTTCTCCGTCTACCAGATCCGCGACGACGACCGGCGCCCCGACGGCGTGGTCACCGGCTACTTCGAGCCCGAGATCCAGGGCAGCCGCAGCTATGCGCCGCCCTTCATCTACCCGGTATACGGCCAGCCCGAGGACATGCTGTTCGCCGACGCGCGCAAGCTGCCCGCGGGCGACGGCACCGTGGCCGCGCGCGTGCAGGGCCGCAACGTGGTGGTGCAGACCGGCCTGAGCACGCGCGACATGGGCGCGCCCGGCCTCTACGCGCTCGACCTCTCGGGCATCGTGCGCGACACGCTCGACCGCAAGGTGCGCCTGCGCATCGAGGGCAAGCAGCTGCTGCCGTACTACACCCGCGAGGAGATCGAGACCAAGGGCGCGCCGAACGCCAAGGTGCTGGCCTTCGTCTCGAGCGCCACCGCGCTCTACGAGATGCAGATCCAGGGCTCGGGCCGCATCCGCCTGGCCAGCGGCGAGATGATCCGCGTCGCCTACGCCGAGCAGAACGGCCAGCCGTTCCGGCCCACGCTGGCGCAGGCCGCCAACGGCAAGCCGCGCAGCCCGGTCAAGGTGCGCGGCTCGTCGATCGAGCTCGACCTCGACGACGGCGACGACGACGATTCGGGCAACGTCTCGACCACCATCCGCACGCGCGGCTTCACGCTGGCGCGGCCCGCCGCAAGCGGCGCGGTGGTGGTGCCCGGGCGGCGCGCGGCCGGCCCGGTGGCCGGCACCGGCATCAAGGACCCGAGCTACGTGTTCTTCAAGGAAGCGGCCACGCCCGGCGGTCCGGTGGGCGCCTTCGGCGTGCCGCTGTCGGCCGGCCGCTCGATCGCGGTCGATCCGCGCAGCACGCCGCTGGGCTATCCGGTGTTCGTCTCGACGCGCACGCCCGGCAGCGGCGCGCCGATGCAGCGCCTGACCATCGCCCAGGACACCGGCGGCGCGATCCGCGGCGCGGTGCGGGCCGACTATTTCTTCGGCAACGGCCAGCAGGCCGCGACCAACGCGCGCCGCATGAAGGAGCGCGGCCAGCTCTGGATCCTGCTGCCGCGCGGCCTGGCGGTGGCGAGCGCCGCCGTGTCCTCGGCGATCCGCACGCGCGGCGGACCGGTGGGCGCCGGCCTCGCGCAATGCCTGGTGCCGACCGAGGGCGTCTGCGAGGACGACTGAGGAGACGACAGCGTGAATGCCGCCACGAGGCCCGGCTCCGGCCGTTGAATCCATGCAGGAAACGCTGTCGTCCGAGGAAAGCGGAGAACTTGTGCGCCTGTGGCGCCGGCGCCAGACGCTGACGTCGAACGACATGGGCCGCATGTACCGCATCGTGGGCGATGCGCTGGTGGCCTGCAATCCGCCCGAGCTGCAGGTGCTCGGCGAAGGGCGCCAGGAGCTGGTGGCGCAGTTCATCTACGTCAAGGTGCTGCGGCTCGATGCCGATCCCGACGAGGCCGAGGAGCGCGCGGGCCACAGCGCGCCCTCGACCGCCTTCGCGCTGTGCGCGTACTTCCGCCGCTACCTGATCGACTGCACGCGCTCGGCCGCCTTCAAGCGCAAGCTGTCGATCGGCGACCAGATCACCGAGGCCCAGCTCGAGGACGAACTGGGCGCCGACGAGGACCTCGAGGGCTGCCTGGCCGAGCACGGCCTCAGCAGCCTCGCGGTGCAGCAGGCGGCGCGCGCCTTCATCGCCGAGCTGCCCGAGCCCGAGCGCATCCTGCTGTGCGAGGGCTTCGGCAAGGAGGCCGAGGGCGGCCTGTCGGGCATCGCCTCGCGCCATGCCATCGCCTCCTACCACTACCGCGCGGGCCGGCTCGGCCTGGTGCACAAGCGCGAGGGCCTGACCGCCGACTACGCCAAGACCCGGCTCGGCGGCTGGATCCAGGGCACGCTGGGCATCGCCATCCAGGCGGACAACATGGCGGCGATCCTGCAGGTTTTCAAAATCCTGGGCGCTGAAGCGTCTTATGCCTGAAGACATAGCCATTCAGGAACAGACGCCATGACCACCCATCTCTGGCCACCGCTCAGCGCGATCCGCAGCGCCTTCGAAACCGGACCCGGCGCCGCCTCGGCGTTCGCGCCCGAGACGCCCGGGCTCGCGACCGTCGCCATGCCCGGCGCGCGCGTCGCGGTGCCCGAAACGGCCGCGCCGCCGCCGGTCGACCTGCTGCTGCCGCTGGCCGAACTCGCGCGCCGCCGCGAGGCCGTGGCGCAGCGCAGCTTCGGCGCGCGCTGGGCGCCGGGCCGGCTGGTCAGCGTGGTGCACGAGGGCCGGCTGCTCGGCGTGCTGCTCGACCGCTGCATCCACGGCGAGCTCTGGCAGGGCTGGATGGCGGCCGGCGAGGCCGACTGGGCCGGCGCCTTCGACGTGCTGCTCGAGCCCGACGACGAACCCTTCGAGCCGGCCTTCGGCCTGATCCAGGCCTGGAACGTGCTGACGCTCGAGCCCAGCCCGCAGCTGGCCGCGCGCGTGCTCGGCGAGGTCTCGGCCACGCGGCTCGCCGCCATCCGCGCGGTGCACGACGAGTGGGCCGCGCAGGCGGCGCCGGCCATCGCGCCCGAGCCCGGCCGCATCGCGCTGCGCACCGTGGGCGGCGTGTTCGCGGTGCTGTCGGGCACGCCGCTGGGCCCGAAGGATCCGCGCGCCGAATACCAGTCGCTCTACCGCGACGCCGCCGCGCAGCTCGGCGCGGCCTGGCTGCCCGCCGCGCGCAACGCACCCGGCCCGGCCGCCGCGCGCGCGCGCGCGGCCCCAGCCCGGTCCCGAGGGCGGCTGGTGGGGCAGCGTGCGGCGCTGGCTCGGCGCCGACGGCTGGATGCGGCCCGCGTTCGCGGTGCTGGCCCTGTGCGTGGTGGTGCAGAACGTCGGCCTGTTTGGTGGCCACGAGGCGCAGGACGAGGTGCGCTTTCGCGCCGTGCCCGCGGCACCAGCCGCGGCGGTGGCCGACCTCACGGTGCGCTGGAAGGACGGCGTGCGCGTGGACGAGGCCGACCGCCTGCTGCAGACGATCTCGGCCGACGTGGTCGGCGGTCCCGGCAGCAACGGCGTATGGCGGCTGCGCGTGCCCGACGTGGAGAAGAGCCTGCAGGTGCTGGCCGCGTCGCCGCTGGTCGAAGCGGCCGGACGGGCGTCGGAGCGGCCATGAGCCATGGCGCGCGGCCGCCGGCCCGGCTCCCTCCCCCGCTGGGGGAGGGCTGGGGTGGGGGCACGCGGCGCTCGACAGTGGCGCGGCAATGCCAATCCCTGCCCTGGTTCTCCTGGCTCCTGCTGCTCGCCCTCGCCTGCCTCGCCCCGCGCGCCTTCGCCACCCAGCGCGCGCTGCTCGTGGGCGTGTCCGAACTCGTCAACCAGCCGCAGTCGCTGTGGCTGCAGGCGCCGCGCAACGACGTGGCGCTGATGCGCGACGCCCTGCTCCGCCAGGGCTTCGGCGCGGGCGACATCACCACGCTGGCCGACGGCGTGAGCGGTGCCGCGCTGCCCGAGTCGCAGGCCATCCATGAGGCGCTGTCGCGGCTGCTCGCGCAGTCGCGCAGCGGCGACTTCGTGCTGCTCTATTTCTCGGGCCACGGCACGCGCTGGCGCGATGCCACCAAGCGCTACCAGGAACCCGACGGCCTGGCCGAGAACTTCTTGGCGCGCGACGTGCGCGGTGCCGTCGGCGTCGACAGCGCGCTCGCGGGCGGCGTGCGCGACGTCGACTTCGACGGCTGGGTGCAGGCCTTCCTCGCGCGCGGCGTGTTCGTCTGGTCGGTGTTCGACACCTGCGCCGCCACCTCGATGACGCGCAATGCCGCTGCCGCCGTGCCCGCCGTCGCCGAAGGCCCGGCCGACGACGAGGTGCGCTGGCGCGGCCTGCGCGCGGGCCAGCTGCGCGCCGTGCCGGCGGCCGTGCCGCTCGCCGCACCGGCCGCGCCACCCGTGGCCGAGCGCGTGGCGCGCGCGCGCTACGTCGCCTTCTTCGCTTCCGAGAGCCACCAGATCACGCCCGAGCTGCGGCTGCCGCGCCAGGGCCGCAACGCGCGGCCTCAGGGCCTGCTGACCTGGGCCGTGGCCGGCGCGCTCGAACGCCGGCCCGCCACCTGGCGCGAGCTGTTCGACGGCGTGCTCGCGCTCTATCCGCCGGTGATCGACGAACTGGCGCAGCGCTTCCCGACCCGCGAGCTGCCCTCGCCGGTGGCCGAGGGCAACCTCGACGCGCCGCTGTTCGCCAACAGCGCCGGCGCCGTCTCCACCTTGCCGGTGTGGCGCGCGCAGCGCAGCGGCGACAGCCTGGTGCTGCAGGCCGGCCTGGCCGATGGCCTGCAGCCGCAGCAGGAACTGCGCATCAACGCCACGCTCGAGGACGGCACCGTGCGCAGCGTGCAGGCGCGCGCATCGCAGGTCGACCTCGACGGTGCGAGCCTCGCGGTGCCCGCCGCGCTGCGCGAGTTGCCGGGCGCGGTGCTGTGGAGCGCCTCGCCGCTGACCGCGCCGCCCGCGATCGCGCTGCGCGTGCGCAGCGACGGCCCGCTGCCGGCCGGCATCGGCCTCGACTACCCGGCCTCGGTGGTGGCGGTGGGCGCGGGCGCGCCGGCCGACCTGCGCTGGAGCGACCTCGGCGCGGCCGGCCAGCGCATCGAATGGCAGTCGCCGGCGCTCGGTGCCGGCAGCGAGCGCCTGGGCGACAAGGCCGCGGTGCGGCGCCGGCTCGAGACGCTGGCGCGGCTCAAGTGGTGGCGCCAGCTCTGCGCGCTCGGCGAGGGCGCGCAGATGCCGATCGACGGCTTCGAGGCCGTGCTCGAGATCTGGAACGGCGACCGGCTCGCGCGCAGCGGGCCGTTGCGCACCAGCGGGCCCGGCCTCCTGCCGCTGCGCGACGGCGAGCGCGCGGCGCTCAACGTGCGCAACACCAGCGGCCATTCGGTCGACATGGTGGTGGCGGGCATCGATGCGCAGGGCCGACCGCGCGCCGAGTACCCGTCCGACCCCGGCGAGAGCAACCGCTTCGAGCGCGGCACGCGCGAGGCGCCGGCCGCCAAGCGCTTCGAGCTGCCCTGGCTCTCGGCCGAGGGCGCGCGCCTGTTCGTGCTGGCCACGCCGGCCGCGCCGCAGAGCGGGCCGCGGCTGTTCGGCGCCGCCATCGAGCCGGTGCTGGCCGACCTGCGCGTGCGCGGCCAGGTGGAGCCGCCGCGGCGCCGCCTCTATGCGGCGATGTTGTCCTGGGGTAGCGCGGACGCCGCGTCCCGATGATTTTTTCAAGGAGATTGCAATGAGCTTTTCTGCAGAAGGCGCCCTCGATCCCGACGAGCTGCTGCGCCTGCTCGACCTGATGGCCGGCGAACCGGCCAACGACTTCCTGATGTCGATCGACAACCGCGGCACCAAGGTCAAGGGCGAATCGGAACGCGGCATCGAGTTCATCGACATCGGCGGCTACTGCCATCAGATGGAGGTGGTGTCGCCGCCCGGCTCGACCAAGGGCTCGGTGCGCGTGCATCCCTTCGTCATCGTGCGCGAGGTCGATGCCGCCACCGCCTCGATCGCGAGCCTGCTGTTCAGCCAGGAGGCCAACCTCGAGGTCTCGATCTTCGTCTACCGCGCCAGCGGCGACCACCTGCCGTCGCAGCCCTTCTTCGAGGTCATCCTGACCGGCGCGCGCGTCGTGAGCCAGGCCATCGTGACCGGCGGCAAGCCGCGCCAGCCGCGCGAGGTGACCGTGTTCGAGAGCCGCAACGTGCAGGTCAAGACGGCGCCGCAGCTCGCCTCGGGCATCCGCGGCGCCGTGCGCACCGCGGTCATCGCCGCCACCCAGTGAAACGGAGCCAGCCATGACCACCGCCGCCGAATTCCTCAAGGCCGCCGATCCGGTGTCCGCCCTCAAGGCGCTCAGCGACGACGTGCGCGCCAAGCCCGCCGACAGCAAGCCGCGCGTCTTCATGGCCCAGTTGCTGTGCGTGCTGGGCCAGTGGGAGCGCGCGCTCAACCAGCTGACGGTCGCGGCCGAGCTCGATGCGCTCGCCGTGCCGATGAAGCAGGTGTACGGCGAGGCCGTGCGCTGCGAAGGCCTGCGCGCCGAAGTGTTCGCCGGCACGCGCACGCCCATGATCTTCGGCCAGCCCGACGAATGGCTGGCGCTGCTCATCGAGTCGCTGCTGCGGCAGGGACGCGGTGAGGCCGAGCTGGCCGAAGACCTGCGCCAGCGCGCCTTCGAGGCGGCGCCGGCCATCGCCGGCAGCATCGACGGCGTGCCCTTCGAATGGCTGTCCGACGCCGACATGCGGCTGGGCCCGGTGCTCGAGGCCTTCGTCAACGGCAAGTACTACTGGATCCCCTATGCGCGGCTCGCGCGCGTGAAGATCGAACCGCCCGAGGACCTGCGCGACTGCGTGTGGATGCCCGCGCACCTCGACTTCGAGAACGGCGGCGAGACGCTGGCGCTGATCCCCACGCGCTACGAGGGCACCGAGCGCTGCACCGACGGCCAGCTGCTGCTCGCGCGCCGCACCGAGTGGCGCGAGCTGCGGCCCGAGGTCTGGGCCGGCCATGGCCAGCGCGTGTTCGGCACCGACGCCGGCGAGTACGCGCTGATGGACGTGCGCGAGATCGTGTTCGAGACCGTCGCGCAGGAAGAAGAGAGCGGCGCAGCAGGCAGCGAAGAAGGCGGCGCGGGTGGTTGACCTCACCGCGCAGGAGCGGCTGCAGCCCTCGCTGCTGGACCGGCTCGTCGACAGCGCGCCCGACGAGCAGCGCGAGGGCGACGACAAGCGCACGCTCACCAAGCAGGCGCTGCGCGCGGCCGTGCTGCGCGACCTGAGCTGGCTCTTCAACGCCACCAGCTACGGCCTCGGCATGGACGACCGCCAGTACCCGAACGCCGCGCGCTCCGTCATCAACTACGGATTGCCTATGCTGTCTGGCCAGTTCACCTCGTCGATACAGCGTGTCAGCATGGAACAGGCTCTGAAGAACGCGATCCTGCAGTTCGAGCCTCGCATCCTCTCACGCACTCTCGAAGTGGAACTCGTCATGGAAGGCTCCGCCCTGGACTCGCACAACTGCGTCGGCCTGCAGATCCGCGGCATGCTGTGGGCGCAGCCCGTGCCGTTGGAGTTCCTCATGCGCAGCCGGGTCGACCTGGAAGAAGGACGCATCGAGATCGAGGACGCGACCCAGAAGCCATGACCCGAAGGTAGCGCCGCGATGGATCCCCGACTGCTGAGCCTGTACGAGCAGGAACTGCGCTACTTCCGCGAGAGCTCGGCCGAGTTCGCGCGCGCCTTCCCGAAGATCGCCAACCGGCTCGGCATCGAAGGCCAGGAGGTCGCCGACCCTTATGTCGAGCGCCTGATCGAGGCCACCGCCTTCCTGTCGGCGCGCGTCAACCTCAAGCTCGATGCCGAGTACCCGCGCTTCACCGGCCACCTGCTCGACATCGTCTATCCGCACTTCCTCGCGCCCACGCCCGCGATGGCGGTGGTCAGCATGGCGCACGACCCCGACGACGCCAACCTCGCCGCGGGGCCGACGCTGCCGCGCGGCGCCGGCCTGCGCGCGCGCCATGCGGTGGGTCAGAGCACCTACTGCGAGTTCCGCACCGCGAGCGCGATGCGGCTGTGGCCGCTCGAGCTGCTGCGCGCCCAGTACTTCAGCTACGCGCCCGACCTGCCGCTGGCCACGCACCCGCAGTCGCGCGCCATCCGCGGCGGCCTGCGCATGGTGCTGCGCACCACCGCCGACCTGAACTTCAGCCAGATCGCGCTCGACGACCTGGTGCTGCACCTGGGCGGCGCCGACGACGTGGCCTGGCAGCTGCACGAATGCGCGCTGGGCCAGCCCATCGGCGTGATGGTGCGGCCGCTGGGCGCCGGCGGCGCGCTGCAGGGCGAGGCGCGCAGCCTGCCGCCGAGCGCCATCGGCCTGGTCGGCTTCGAGGACGACGAGGCGCTGCTGCCGGTCACGGCCACCGGCTTCTCGGGCTTC is from Variovorax paradoxus and encodes:
- the tssE gene encoding type VI secretion system baseplate subunit TssE; protein product: MVDLTAQERLQPSLLDRLVDSAPDEQREGDDKRTLTKQALRAAVLRDLSWLFNATSYGLGMDDRQYPNAARSVINYGLPMLSGQFTSSIQRVSMEQALKNAILQFEPRILSRTLEVELVMEGSALDSHNCVGLQIRGMLWAQPVPLEFLMRSRVDLEEGRIEIEDATQKP
- a CDS encoding caspase family protein; translation: MAAARARRGEEPAGAGRVAAGRSGRTGVGAAMSHGARPPARLPPPLGEGWGGGTRRSTVARQCQSLPWFSWLLLLALACLAPRAFATQRALLVGVSELVNQPQSLWLQAPRNDVALMRDALLRQGFGAGDITTLADGVSGAALPESQAIHEALSRLLAQSRSGDFVLLYFSGHGTRWRDATKRYQEPDGLAENFLARDVRGAVGVDSALAGGVRDVDFDGWVQAFLARGVFVWSVFDTCAATSMTRNAAAAVPAVAEGPADDEVRWRGLRAGQLRAVPAAVPLAAPAAPPVAERVARARYVAFFASESHQITPELRLPRQGRNARPQGLLTWAVAGALERRPATWRELFDGVLALYPPVIDELAQRFPTRELPSPVAEGNLDAPLFANSAGAVSTLPVWRAQRSGDSLVLQAGLADGLQPQQELRINATLEDGTVRSVQARASQVDLDGASLAVPAALRELPGAVLWSASPLTAPPAIALRVRSDGPLPAGIGLDYPASVVAVGAGAPADLRWSDLGAAGQRIEWQSPALGAGSERLGDKAAVRRRLETLARLKWWRQLCALGEGAQMPIDGFEAVLEIWNGDRLARSGPLRTSGPGLLPLRDGERAALNVRNTSGHSVDMVVAGIDAQGRPRAEYPSDPGESNRFERGTREAPAAKRFELPWLSAEGARLFVLATPAAPQSGPRLFGAAIEPVLADLRVRGQVEPPRRRLYAAMLSWGSADAASR
- a CDS encoding MltA domain-containing protein; the protein is MNKHLPALAPTPAPAPHRAAVAAATAVTAACAFLAGCAVPPPAAAPAPAPSTDTAAAAPAPAPAPRPPSSGSVAGQARTFSTQLATYTAVGFDAVPGWTRDDFAESWPAFLGSCKVLNGRGTEWKSVCDRAVKVDGKSNPSIRNFFETEFSVYQIRDDDRRPDGVVTGYFEPEIQGSRSYAPPFIYPVYGQPEDMLFADARKLPAGDGTVAARVQGRNVVVQTGLSTRDMGAPGLYALDLSGIVRDTLDRKVRLRIEGKQLLPYYTREEIETKGAPNAKVLAFVSSATALYEMQIQGSGRIRLASGEMIRVAYAEQNGQPFRPTLAQAANGKPRSPVKVRGSSIELDLDDGDDDDSGNVSTTIRTRGFTLARPAASGAVVVPGRRAAGPVAGTGIKDPSYVFFKEAATPGGPVGAFGVPLSAGRSIAVDPRSTPLGYPVFVSTRTPGSGAPMQRLTIAQDTGGAIRGAVRADYFFGNGQQAATNARRMKERGQLWILLPRGLAVASAAVSSAIRTRGGPVGAGLAQCLVPTEGVCEDD
- a CDS encoding virulence protein SciE type; amino-acid sequence: MTTAAEFLKAADPVSALKALSDDVRAKPADSKPRVFMAQLLCVLGQWERALNQLTVAAELDALAVPMKQVYGEAVRCEGLRAEVFAGTRTPMIFGQPDEWLALLIESLLRQGRGEAELAEDLRQRAFEAAPAIAGSIDGVPFEWLSDADMRLGPVLEAFVNGKYYWIPYARLARVKIEPPEDLRDCVWMPAHLDFENGGETLALIPTRYEGTERCTDGQLLLARRTEWRELRPEVWAGHGQRVFGTDAGEYALMDVREIVFETVAQEEESGAAGSEEGGAGG
- a CDS encoding type VI secretion system tube protein Hcp translates to MSFSAEGALDPDELLRLLDLMAGEPANDFLMSIDNRGTKVKGESERGIEFIDIGGYCHQMEVVSPPGSTKGSVRVHPFVIVREVDAATASIASLLFSQEANLEVSIFVYRASGDHLPSQPFFEVILTGARVVSQAIVTGGKPRQPREVTVFESRNVQVKTAPQLASGIRGAVRTAVIAATQ